In the genome of Diachasmimorpha longicaudata isolate KC_UGA_2023 chromosome 19, iyDiaLong2, whole genome shotgun sequence, one region contains:
- the LOC135171399 gene encoding protein N-terminal asparagine amidohydrolase, translated as MVLVVNGVLQEEPPADSRSLYLAHPVYRESAAHLHSMPAKLVGPAGLLYVQQREMAATLPHDKNVSILGSDDMTTCIIVFIKHSGSGAVALAHLDGAGTDDAATSMLQRVTELAMGFPEGRIELQLIGGYSDPRNYSEELFFNILSAFHRQPIEIDLTLCCVGELNTTLRSGIHWPVIYGIGLNVKTGEIFPATFPDKGPDQALRSARHLTGGQQVLDVYDCSLGLLRIGPFNYDPLRGVDLWLAQSDQFILQHLSTSPDVEPPHFVSQIRATLKYIQDNQFPAVTVFRDNRPHYYRRDEATGVWQPIRYDTNF; from the exons ATGGTGTTAGTGGTGAATGGGGTACTCCAAGAGGAGCCACCCGCAGATAGCAGGTCTTTGTACTTGGCCCACCCAGTCTACAGAGAATCAGCAGCACACCTCCACTCTATGCCAGCTAAATTGGTAGGCCCGGCTGGTTTACTTTATGTACAACAACGGGAAATGGCTGCGACACTCCCACACGATA AAAACGTGAGTATTTTGGGCTCAGATGACATGACCACGTGTATTATTGTTTTCATTAAACATTCAG GATCCGGTGCTGTTGCGCTGGCGCATTTGGATGGAGCTGGGACAGATGATGCTGCTACTTCCATGCTGCAAAGGGTAACTGAATTGGCCATGGGCTTTCCTGAAGGAAGAATTGAATTGCAACTCATTGGGGGTTATTCAGATCCTCGCAATTATTCTGaagaacttttttttaatatacttT CGGCATTTCACAGGCAACCTATTGAGATTGATTTAACACTGTGTTGCGTGGGCGAATTGAATACGACACTGAGAAGTGGTATCCATTGGCCTGTCATTTATGGAATTGGACTAAATGTCAAGACTGGCGAGATATTTCCAGCGACATTTCCGGACAAGGGCCCCGATCAGGCTTTGAGATCCGCTAGACATTTGACAGGTGGCCAACAG GTTTTAGATGTTTATGACTGTAGTTTGGGACTCTTGAGAATTGGCCCTTTCAATTATGATCCCCTTCGCGGAGTTGATCTTTGGCTAGCTCAATCAGATCAATTCATACTTCAACATCTCTCTACTTCTCCAGATGTAGAGCCACCGCATTTTGTTTCACAG ATAAGAGCAACACTTAAATACATCCAGGACAATCAATTTCCGGCTGTGACTGTCTTTCGGGACAACAGGCCTCACTATTATCGTCGAGATGAGGCAACTGGGGTTTGGCAACCAATTCGTTATGAtactaatttttaa